A single Elaeis guineensis isolate ETL-2024a chromosome 15, EG11, whole genome shotgun sequence DNA region contains:
- the LOC105058150 gene encoding scarecrow-like protein 4 — MAYMCADSGNLMAIAQQVIQQKQQQQQQRQQQQQGIATSVNPFSVNPQPWGPNHHHQPPIPDNFPFVLPDSADFHDPFAPDSGPSSVLGFHPSVHLDHGPFRLSDFGSSASAAAAVVSVAGDFDSDEWMESLIGESPAESSHLMTDAWQGGGAATAAVEIPPLFADTFASCSAVITVPSPASTSDLNRVVFSDAANISTPALVHHQTVTIHSQNPAPPPQKVPVQTVASPASTFDPPKKMNDAGSGAEVVRDPAVAGKPPSPPPPLLQALLDCARIADSNPDLAAKSLDKIRESASDLGDPTERVAFYFAEALYSRISVADGDPYRKDPSSPPPSATSYDSSTEDFTLCYKAFNDACPYSKFAHLTANQAILEATESASRIHIIDFGIIQGVQWAALLQALATRPAGKPAKIRISGIPAPALGDSPAASLAVTGNRLRNFAALLDLDFDFEPVLTPLAELTASTFRVEPGESVAVNSMLQLNTLLGDATDLVEPVLRLAKSLGPAVVTLGEYEANLNRFGFVERFGAALACYAAVFESLEPGMDRGSAERLRVERLLLGHRIRAAVGPGKVPNRQDGMEGREGWTALMGRCGLGPLAVSNYAVSQAKLLLWNYDYSSKYRVFEFPPGFISLAWKDRPLLTVSSWH, encoded by the coding sequence ATGGCTTATATGTGTGCCGATAGCGGCAATCTGATGGCAATCGCCCAGCAAGTCATCCAGCAGAAGCAGCAACAACAGCAACAacggcagcagcagcagcagggcATCGCCACCTCCGTTAACCCCTTCTCCGTTAACCCCCAGCCGTGGGGACCCAACCACCACCACCAGCCCCCCATCCCCGACAACTTCCCCTTCGTCCTCCCCGACTCCGCCGACTTCCACGACcccttcgcccccgactccggccCCAGTTCAGTCCTTGGGTTCCATCCCTCGGTCCACCTGGACCATGGCCCGTTCCGGCTCTCCGACTTCGGCTCATCCGCCTCTGCCGCCGCCGCGGTGGTGTCGGTGGCGGGGGACTTCGACTCGGACGAGTGGATGGAGAGCTTGATTGGGGAGTCGCCAGCGGAGAGCTCCCATTTGATGACCGACGCCTGGCAGGGCGGTGGGGCGGCCACTGCGGCGGTAGAAATCCCGCCCCTCTTCGCCGACACCTTCGCCTCCTGCTCCGCCGTCATCACCGTCCCCTCCCCTGCCTCCACCTCGGATCTCAACCGCGTCGTCTTCTCCGACGCAGCCAACATCTCCACTCCAGCTCTGGTTCATCATCAGACGGTGACCATTCATTCCCAAAATCCGGCGCCGCCGCCGCAGAAGGTTCCGGTCCAAACCGTTGCCTCCCCTGCCTCCACCTTCGATCCGCCAAAAAAGATGAACGACGCCGGCAGCGGGGCCGAAGTAGTCAGAGATCCGGCGGTGGCGGGCAAACCCCCTTCTCCGCCCCCGCCACTGCTCCAAGCCCTCCTCGACTGTGCCCGGATCGCCGACTCCAATCCGGATCTGGCCGCCAAGTCCCTGGACAAGATCCGGGAGTCCGCGTCTGACCTTGGCGATCCGACGGAGCGGGTCGCCTTCTACTTCGCGGAGGCCCTCTACAGCCGCATCTCCGTTGCCGATGGAGATCCTTATCGAAAGGATCCCTCTTCGCCGCCGCCATCTGCCACCTCCTACGATTCCTCGACGGAGGACTTCACCCTCTGCTACAAAGCCTTCAACGACGCGTGCCCGTACTCGAAGTTCGCCCACCTCACGGCGAATCAGGCGATCCTGGAGGCCACCGAGTCGGCGTCCCGGATCCACATCATCGACTTCGGGATCATCCAGGGGGTCCAGTGGGCGGCGCTCCTCCAGGCCCTCGCCACCCGCCCCGCCGGAAAACCGGCCAAGATCCGGATCTCCGGCATCCCCGCACCGGCGCTCGGAGACTCCCCAGCAGCCTCCCTCGCCGTTACCGGCAACCGCCTCCGCAACTTCGCCGCTCTCCTCGACCTGGACTTTGACTTCGAGCCGGTCCTCACCCCGCTCGCGGAGCTCACCGCTTCGACGTTCCGGGTCGAGCCGGGCGAGTCGGTGGCGGTCAACTCTATGCTCCAGCTCAACACCCTCTTGGGCGACGCGACCGATTTGGTCGAGCCGGTGCTCCGGCTCGCCAAATCTCTCGGGCCGGCCGTGGTGACGCTGGGCGAGTACGAGGCGAACCTGAACCGGTTCGGGTTCGTGGAGCGGTTCGGTGCGGCGCTGGCTTGTTACGCGGCCGTGTTCGAGTCGCTCGAGCCGGGGATGGACCGGGGGTCGGCGGAGCGGCTCCGGGTGGAGCGGCTCCTCCTGGGGCATAGGATCCGGGCGGCGGTGGGGCCGGGGAAGGTGCCGAACCGACAAGACGGGATGGAGGGAAGAGAGGGATGGACGGCTCTGATGGGGCGATGCGGCCTGGGTCCATTAGCGGTCAGCAACTACGCGGTGAGCCAAGCGAAGCTTCTCCTCTGGAATTATGACTACAGCTCCAAGTACAGGGTCTTCGAATTCCCGCCAGGGTTCATCTCACTCGCCTGGAAGGACCGCCCCCTCCTCACGGTTTCCTCGTGGCACTGA